The Limanda limanda chromosome 13, fLimLim1.1, whole genome shotgun sequence genome has a window encoding:
- the cavin4a gene encoding caveolae-associated protein 4a — MDQHKYRTAGVQEKLEIIGVEDEAGNPISALTILSLLERVAGIIDSVQSCQQRMEERQLDLESNIKSIQGDVLKLAKDHTDTSSTVEKLLQKTRKVSANVKEVRARVEKQNVRVKKVETSQDELLTRNKFRVVIYQGETEIPSVAVTKSPKGVGLDGLEIEPDLYDVPADLSSDEEYLSVEETDSSRGARLKKSMVKSTESLKAAFSKEKMNKTKDNLGTKFHNLGEKVMPPERREKMHQAGERLKQSGERLKENIAKKAPNKETFRIKLKKERAVAEGQEGAEADPEATPPVEDPQEASPEVVYTEVGLETKREGPVEEAGATRIE, encoded by the exons ATGGATCAGCACAAGTATCGCACGGCGGGCGtccaggagaagctggagatcATCGGGGTGGAGGACGAGGCCGGGAACCCCATCAGCGCCCTCACCATCCTGTCGCTGCTGGAGCGCGTGGCCGGCATCATCGACAGCGTGCAGTCCTGCCAGCAGCGCATGGAGGAGCGTCAGCTGGACCTGGAGAGCAACATCAAGAGCATCCAGGGCGACGTGCTGAAGCTGGCCAAGGACCACACCGACACCAGCAGCACGGTGGAGAAGCTCCTGCAGAAGACCCGCAAAGTCAGCGCCAACGTCAAGGAGGTGCGGGCGCGCGTGGAGAAGCAGAACGTGCGAGTCAAGAAGGTCGAGACTTCGCAGGACGAGCTGCTGACACGCAACAAGTTCCGGGTCGTCATCTATCAG GGGGAGACAGAGATCCCATCAGTGGCCGTCACTAAGTCTCCTAAGGGAGTCGGCCTGGACGGGCTGGAGATCGAGCCGGACCTCTACGACGTCCCGGCTGACCTGTCCTCTGATGAAGAGTACCTGAGCGTGGAGGAGACGGACTCCTCACGAGGCGCTCGCCTCAAGAAGTCCATGGTGAAGAGCACCGAGTCCCTGAAGGCCGCCTTCTCCAAGGAGAAGATGAACAAAACTAAAGACAACCTGGGCACCAAGTTCCACAACCTGGGCGAGAAGGTCATGCCGCCCGAGCGCCGGGAGAAGATGCACCAGGCCGGCGAGCGGCTGAAGCAGTCTGGCGAGCGGCTGAAGGAGAACATCGCCAAGAAGGCTCCGAACAAAGAGACCTTCCGCATCAAGCTGAAGAAGGAGAGGGCCGTCGCTGAGGGGCAGGAGGGCGCAGAGGCCGACCCCGAGGCCACGCCCCCGGTGGAGGATCCACAGGAGGCTTCCCCCGAGGTCGTCTACACGGAGGTGGGCCTGGAAACCAAGAGGGAGGGGCCAGTGGAGGAGGCCGGCGCCACCCGGATAGAATAG